One Flavobacteriales bacterium TMED191 DNA segment encodes these proteins:
- a CDS encoding fructose-1,6-bisphosphatase, whose protein sequence is MNLEQFLHTQTYHPNLVDIILNIKNGSILMYKKLNETSSDIFGLSGRKNIQNEEVQKLDLIANDIFITKFQTNSSIAKILSEENEEIINLNQSGNYLVAMDPLDGSSNIDVNIPVGSIFSILENNSLGYMQAGKNQKLACYVIYGTTTMMVFSINNKAHSFSLNTKTKEYILTHENIKTPSNGVIFSINEGNLNSVDSEIIEFINYCKELNSDGKRTHTGRFVGSLIADFHRNMLKGGIFIYPKTSDKPQGQLRLIYECNPIAYIAQAASSKSSNLKTSILEIIPRHIHERTPFVVGSSNMVEKLLSFYKK, encoded by the coding sequence ATGAATCTTGAACAATTTTTACATACTCAAACTTATCATCCAAATTTAGTTGATATTATTTTAAATATTAAGAATGGCTCCATTCTAATGTATAAAAAATTAAACGAAACATCATCTGATATTTTTGGTCTGAGTGGTCGCAAAAATATACAAAATGAAGAAGTTCAAAAACTTGATTTAATTGCAAATGATATTTTTATTACCAAATTTCAAACAAATAGTTCAATAGCTAAAATACTCTCCGAAGAAAATGAAGAAATAATTAATTTAAATCAATCCGGGAATTACTTAGTTGCAATGGATCCATTAGACGGATCATCAAATATTGATGTCAATATTCCGGTTGGAAGTATTTTTTCTATTTTAGAAAACAATTCCCTTGGCTACATGCAAGCTGGTAAAAATCAAAAATTAGCATGCTATGTGATTTATGGAACAACTACTATGATGGTATTTTCGATTAATAATAAAGCACATAGTTTTTCTTTAAATACTAAAACTAAAGAGTATATTTTAACGCATGAAAATATTAAAACCCCTTCAAATGGTGTAATTTTTTCGATTAATGAGGGAAACTTAAATTCTGTAGACTCAGAAATTATTGAATTTATAAATTATTGTAAGGAACTCAATAGTGACGGAAAACGTACTCATACAGGTAGATTTGTCGGTTCTCTAATTGCTGATTTTCACAGAAACATGTTAAAAGGCGGTATATTTATTTACCCTAAAACAAGTGACAAACCACAAGGACAATTACGTTTAATTTACGAGTGTAATCCTATTGCATATATTGCTCAAGCAGCTTCATCAAAATCATCAAATTTAAAAACAAGCATCCTAGAAATAATCCCACGACATATACATGAACGGACGCCCTTCGTTGTTGGATCTAGTAATATGGTTGAAAAATTATTATCATTCTATAAAAAGTGA
- a CDS encoding DUF4286 family protein yields the protein MIIYSITIIINDSIIKDWEYWMKTKHIPDVMATKIFKSSNFLKDVNQHNKYIIQYTLENISDYLKYKNSFASKLQDEHFEKFGDQYKAWRSILTKENLN from the coding sequence ATGATTATATATTCTATTACAATTATTATTAACGATTCTATTATCAAAGATTGGGAATACTGGATGAAGACTAAACATATACCAGATGTTATGGCTACAAAAATATTTAAAAGCAGTAATTTTTTAAAAGATGTAAATCAACACAATAAATACATTATACAATATACACTAGAAAACATTAGTGATTATTTAAAATATAAAAATAGCTTCGCATCAAAACTCCAGGATGAACATTTTGAAAAATTTGGGGATCAGTACAAAGCCTGGAGAAGTATTTTAACAAAAGAAAATTTAAATTAA
- the rsmA gene encoding ribosomal RNA small subunit methyltransferase A — protein MALKAKKIFGQHFLKNNDICKRITNNIDIKECDNILEIGPGEGALTKYLIQKTNNLKVIEIDNDASDLLKKKFSDLYIISGDFLKYNLSQIRWKKYTIVGNFPYNISTQILFKILDNKNSVSQVIGMFQKEVAERICSSPKSKKYGIPSVLIQAFFDCEILFDVKREDFMPVPNVDSTVIKLRRNQKININCDYNKFVQVVKAGFSQRRKKLKNALKNFTKLDDNKLKPIISKRAEELSVSQFIQLTNMLFPNKK, from the coding sequence ATGGCTTTAAAAGCTAAAAAAATATTTGGTCAACATTTTTTAAAAAACAATGATATTTGTAAAAGAATTACAAATAATATCGACATAAAGGAATGTGACAATATTCTAGAAATTGGGCCAGGAGAAGGTGCTTTAACAAAATACTTAATCCAGAAAACCAATAATTTAAAAGTAATTGAAATTGATAATGATGCTAGTGATCTATTAAAAAAAAAATTTTCTGACTTATACATTATATCTGGAGATTTTTTAAAATATAACTTATCCCAAATTAGATGGAAAAAATATACTATAGTAGGGAATTTTCCCTATAACATATCTACACAAATACTATTTAAAATTCTAGATAATAAAAATTCAGTTTCTCAAGTTATTGGAATGTTTCAAAAAGAAGTTGCAGAACGAATTTGCAGTTCACCAAAATCAAAAAAATACGGAATACCTAGTGTCTTAATTCAAGCATTTTTTGATTGTGAAATTCTATTTGATGTGAAAAGAGAAGATTTCATGCCAGTTCCTAATGTAGACTCTACTGTTATTAAACTAAGAAGAAATCAAAAAATAAATATTAATTGTGATTATAATAAATTTGTTCAAGTAGTGAAAGCTGGATTTTCACAAAGAAGAAAAAAATTGAAAAATGCATTAAAAAATTTCACTAAATTGGATGACAACAAACTTAAGCCAATAATCTCAAAGCGAGCAGAAGAATTAAGTGTGTCTCAATTTATACAATTAACTAACATGCTATTCCCAAATAAAAAATGA
- a CDS encoding serine--tRNA ligase, protein MLEIGKIKNHSSEIIKSLQKRGIDVTDDLSELLNLNQKRITNQQKLDLILTDSNQIAQHIGQLAKEQKFSTIDKLKTKASTLKEESKKLIQKAKDLESNIRELLISIPNTPHNEVPSGNSEKDNIIVFEWGDLKKSESLFAHWELAEKYNIIDFKQGAKITGSGFPIYIGKGARLQRGLINFFLDYNIKAGYKEYSPPFFVNENSAFNTGQIPDKEGMMYHIVNDNLYAIPTAEVPITNMFSNHKFKADDLPIKCTAYSPCFRREAGSYGKEVRGLNRLHQFDKVEIVEICQPEESYQILDKMVEHVSELLKKLELKFRIVKLCGGDLGFTSALTYDFEVYAPAQKKWLEVSSVSNFETFQSNRLNLKVVNKDKPNSLCHTLNGSSLALPRIIAAILEQNQKKEKIILPDVLSKYLGFYEITI, encoded by the coding sequence ATGTTAGAGATAGGCAAAATTAAAAATCATTCATCCGAAATCATTAAAAGTCTTCAAAAAAGAGGCATTGATGTTACTGATGACTTATCAGAATTATTAAATCTTAATCAAAAACGGATTACAAACCAACAAAAGCTAGATTTAATTTTAACTGATAGTAATCAAATTGCTCAACATATTGGACAACTAGCCAAAGAACAAAAGTTTTCTACCATTGATAAACTAAAGACAAAAGCATCAACACTTAAGGAAGAATCCAAAAAACTAATACAAAAAGCTAAAGACCTTGAAAGTAATATACGCGAATTGTTAATTTCTATACCAAATACACCTCATAATGAAGTTCCAAGTGGTAATTCTGAAAAAGACAATATTATTGTATTTGAATGGGGAGATTTAAAAAAGTCCGAGTCTTTATTTGCGCATTGGGAATTGGCAGAAAAATATAATATTATTGATTTTAAACAAGGAGCCAAAATTACCGGCTCTGGATTTCCTATATATATAGGTAAAGGTGCAAGACTACAAAGAGGCTTAATTAATTTTTTTTTAGACTACAACATCAAAGCTGGTTATAAAGAATACTCACCACCCTTCTTCGTTAATGAAAATTCTGCTTTTAATACTGGTCAAATTCCTGACAAAGAAGGTATGATGTATCATATTGTTAATGATAATTTATATGCCATTCCAACAGCTGAAGTCCCAATAACAAATATGTTTAGCAATCATAAATTTAAGGCTGACGACTTACCAATTAAATGTACAGCTTATTCACCATGCTTTAGAAGAGAGGCTGGCTCATATGGAAAGGAAGTTCGAGGTTTAAATAGATTACATCAATTTGATAAAGTAGAGATAGTTGAAATTTGTCAACCTGAAGAATCTTATCAAATTCTTGATAAGATGGTAGAACATGTAAGTGAGTTATTAAAAAAATTAGAGTTAAAATTTAGAATTGTTAAGCTCTGTGGGGGAGATTTAGGTTTCACATCTGCACTAACATATGATTTTGAAGTATATGCACCAGCTCAAAAGAAGTGGCTTGAAGTTAGTTCTGTCTCAAATTTTGAAACTTTTCAGTCTAATAGATTAAACTTAAAAGTAGTAAATAAAGATAAACCAAACAGCCTATGCCATACTCTAAATGGCAGTTCACTAGCTTTACCAAGAATTATTGCAGCAATTTTAGAACAAAATCAAAAAAAAGAAAAAATTATTTTACCCGATGTTTTGTCAAAGTATTTGGGGTTTTATGAAATTACTATTTAA
- the mgtE gene encoding magnesium transporter produces the protein MNFQLTKEFLNTIEVLTKTKDAQAILNLCKNLLAPDIAEIIINLQPDEAKFVLDLFSEEKSADILIELEDDFREKLLDNLSSKEIVEEVIDNLDSDDAADVIQELSDEKQKEVLSNIINPQQASHLADLLSYEENSAGALMAKELIQVRENWSILRCVAEMREQAQNVNKVYTIYVVNKENQLLGTVSLKKLLLSPEKTFINKIFNKHIISVQTDTSCEQIARIMNKYDLIVLPVVDKQNILVGRITIDDVVDYIKEEAERDYQMASGISENIEPLDSILTLIKARIPWLIIGLIGGLLGAQIIGLFPIEKNPLLAFFIPLIAAMGGNVGVQSSAIIVQGLASKNLGIEHWSKRLIKEFGVALANGLICCIIVFIACIVLYPQPNIPIIVSISLLTVMVFAALFGTFVPLFLNKYNIDPALATGPFITTMNDVIGLFIYFSIAEIIL, from the coding sequence ATGAACTTTCAATTAACTAAAGAATTTTTAAATACTATTGAAGTATTAACGAAAACTAAGGATGCACAAGCTATTCTTAATCTTTGCAAAAATTTACTCGCCCCAGATATTGCAGAAATAATTATAAATCTTCAACCTGACGAAGCTAAATTCGTATTGGACCTGTTCAGTGAAGAAAAGAGTGCAGATATCTTAATTGAGCTAGAAGATGATTTTAGAGAAAAATTACTAGATAATTTAAGTTCAAAGGAAATTGTTGAAGAAGTTATTGACAACCTAGATTCTGATGATGCAGCTGATGTTATTCAAGAACTATCTGACGAAAAACAAAAGGAAGTACTATCTAATATTATTAACCCTCAACAAGCTAGTCATTTAGCAGACTTATTATCTTATGAAGAAAACTCTGCAGGAGCTTTAATGGCAAAAGAGTTAATACAAGTTCGAGAAAACTGGAGTATATTAAGGTGTGTAGCTGAAATGAGAGAACAAGCACAAAATGTCAACAAAGTATACACAATTTATGTAGTTAATAAGGAAAATCAATTACTTGGAACTGTATCTCTAAAGAAACTATTACTAAGCCCTGAGAAAACGTTTATCAATAAAATATTTAATAAGCATATTATATCTGTCCAAACAGATACAAGTTGTGAGCAGATTGCTAGAATAATGAATAAATATGATTTAATTGTTTTACCTGTTGTAGATAAACAGAATATACTTGTAGGTAGAATCACGATTGATGATGTTGTAGACTATATTAAAGAAGAAGCAGAAAGAGATTATCAAATGGCATCTGGAATTAGCGAAAATATTGAACCACTAGATAGTATATTAACTTTAATAAAAGCACGAATACCATGGTTGATTATAGGTCTAATTGGAGGCTTACTAGGAGCACAAATTATTGGACTTTTTCCAATTGAAAAAAATCCATTATTAGCCTTTTTCATACCATTAATAGCAGCTATGGGTGGAAATGTAGGAGTGCAGTCGTCAGCTATTATTGTACAAGGCCTAGCATCTAAAAATTTAGGAATTGAACATTGGTCTAAACGATTGATTAAAGAATTTGGGGTAGCTTTAGCAAATGGATTAATCTGTTGTATTATAGTATTTATTGCATGTATTGTTCTATACCCGCAACCCAACATTCCTATAATAGTAAGTATTTCTTTATTAACCGTTATGGTTTTTGCAGCTCTATTTGGTACTTTTGTTCCATTGTTTCTAAATAAATACAATATCGATCCTGCACTTGCAACAGGTCCTTTTATTACTACAATGAATGACGTAATAGGCTTATTTATCTATTTTTCAATTGCTGAAATTATTCTATAA
- a CDS encoding hydroxyacid dehydrogenase — MKILITDKIDPILLELLDKHNIIYEYAINDSLKTVLNKLHLFTGLIVRNRMQIDNSFLKQAKNLKFIARYGSGMESINVKKAEEMGIKCFNSAEGNSNAVAEHSLGLLLCLLNNIYKSMSELKNKKWNRENNRGYEIEEKTIGIIGYGNTGSAFAKKLYNFNCKIIAYDKYKSGFSNPFVEEVDMKSIYQNSDVISLHIPLNKETFHLFDKKFIRKMKKKFYFINTSRGKIVNSGDLVSGLKSNKIIGAGLDVHESEDKTFSKLVFNQNINYLLNCNNVIMTPHIAGLTKEANKKIPSILIKKIIQFK, encoded by the coding sequence ATGAAGATTTTAATAACTGATAAAATAGACCCTATACTCTTAGAATTATTAGATAAGCATAACATCATTTATGAATATGCAATTAATGACAGTCTTAAAACGGTGCTCAACAAACTACACTTATTTACAGGATTAATAGTGCGAAATAGGATGCAAATTGATAACTCCTTCCTAAAACAGGCTAAAAATTTAAAATTTATTGCTCGATATGGCTCTGGAATGGAATCGATTAATGTCAAAAAAGCGGAGGAAATGGGTATTAAATGCTTTAATTCAGCAGAAGGCAATAGTAATGCAGTAGCAGAACATAGCTTAGGTCTTTTATTATGTTTATTAAATAATATTTATAAATCAATGTCTGAATTAAAAAATAAAAAATGGAATCGTGAAAATAATAGAGGTTATGAAATAGAAGAAAAAACTATCGGGATAATCGGATATGGGAATACAGGTTCTGCATTTGCAAAAAAACTTTATAATTTTAATTGTAAAATAATTGCTTATGACAAATACAAATCCGGATTCTCAAATCCTTTTGTTGAAGAGGTTGATATGAAAAGCATATATCAAAACAGTGATGTTATAAGTTTACATATCCCTTTGAATAAAGAGACTTTTCATTTATTTGATAAAAAATTTATTAGAAAAATGAAAAAGAAATTTTATTTCATTAATACATCAAGAGGTAAAATTGTTAATTCAGGTGACTTAGTGAGTGGGTTGAAATCTAACAAGATTATTGGTGCTGGATTAGATGTGCATGAAAGTGAAGATAAAACATTTAGTAAACTAGTCTTTAATCAAAATATAAATTATTTATTAAATTGCAACAATGTAATTATGACTCCGCATATAGCTGGACTGACAAAAGAGGCAAATAAAAAAATACCATCAATACTAATCAAAAAAATTATTCAATTTAAATGA
- the mfd gene encoding transcription-repair coupling factor, giving the protein MSQFNLLKLFSQDESFLKLDSWLKEKNKKKIHLKNLQGSQLSIIAANLIKKKQANNLFILDSLESALYFLDDLNNLNPKFAAFLYPSSKRIKKNNDKNIILERISVLKQLSLKNYTSVVTYPEAIFEKILTKKDFTKKKLTLKKGDKISTNNFFEELNSLNFNNTDFVMAPGDYAVRGLIIDVFSYDNDNPYRIVLDDDIIEEITCFNVSSQMSLDVIKQIDIFSNIQESNSKDSTSFLTYLGSGTTIWINNPNLILQKELQQNDIKLEELQQYLSENYCIYTGNIIDSNYQNTIKFNSNAQSSFNQKFEILINHLDEYKKSGYNNIITVSSENQMKRLLNIFQNYLHLVDLVKCENSLKEGFIDHDNKVLIYTDHQIFERHHQYKSKRIYKTNNTSSIRDITNLKKGDYITHFDYGVGQFDGLRIKTQNNTKQESIRILYKNGDVLYISIHALHKISKFKESEFDVKLDKLGSPRWKKLKDKVKSKIKTVAFDLIKLYAKRKITKGFAFSKDTYLQHELEASFIFQETADQITITNEIKKDMENNAPMDRLVCGDVGFGKTEIAIRAAFKAVADNKQVAVLVPTTILALQHNNTFNKRLKNFPCNIKYLNRFVSKKQTLNILDELKEGLVDIIIGTHRLISKDVIFKDLGLLIIDEEQKFGVSTKDKLKTFKENVDTLTLTATPIPRTLQFSLMGSRDLSIMTTYPKNRNPIETTISAFNHETIKEMISYEVSRGGQVFFVHNRVANIEDVHNMISIMHPNLNIRFAHGQMDSKKLETTILNFINGEFDVLITTTIIENGLDIPNANTIIINDAQNFGLADLHQMRGRVGRSNKKAFCYLLTPPFNKIKDNSIKKLNAVSNLSNLGDGFNIAMKDLEIRGAGNMLGAEQSGFIEEMGFTNYQKILNEAVTELKESKFKKASLNIASQGLVMCLIETDLELLIPNFYIDSVTERMNLYKRISQLTDDNEIHTLEIELKDRFGQIPQPTVDLLQSIKLRILADRGNCIKIILKQGKMIVTFNDQLQQDVLQKIINLIQTSKTDNYSVKESNNNIKVYINNIYDINSALKTMRKFI; this is encoded by the coding sequence GTGAGTCAGTTTAATTTATTAAAATTATTTTCTCAAGATGAGAGCTTTTTAAAACTAGACTCCTGGTTAAAAGAAAAAAACAAAAAAAAAATACATCTTAAAAATCTACAGGGCTCTCAGCTATCTATTATTGCCGCCAATCTAATTAAAAAAAAACAAGCCAATAATTTATTTATTTTAGATAGTCTAGAAAGTGCATTATATTTTTTAGATGATCTCAATAATTTAAATCCAAAATTTGCCGCCTTTTTATACCCATCTTCTAAAAGAATTAAAAAGAATAATGATAAAAATATAATACTTGAAAGAATTAGTGTTTTAAAACAGTTAAGCCTAAAAAACTACACATCAGTTGTAACATATCCCGAAGCTATTTTTGAAAAAATTTTAACAAAAAAAGATTTTACAAAAAAAAAATTGACACTTAAAAAGGGTGATAAAATTAGCACTAATAATTTTTTTGAAGAGCTTAATAGTTTGAACTTCAACAATACTGATTTCGTGATGGCTCCAGGAGATTACGCTGTACGTGGATTAATAATTGATGTTTTTTCTTATGACAACGACAATCCATATCGCATTGTTCTAGATGATGACATAATTGAAGAAATCACATGTTTCAACGTTTCAAGTCAGATGTCTTTAGATGTAATTAAACAAATTGATATTTTTTCTAATATTCAAGAATCAAATAGTAAAGATAGTACTAGTTTTTTAACATATTTAGGTAGTGGAACAACTATCTGGATTAATAATCCCAATTTAATTTTACAGAAAGAACTTCAACAAAATGACATAAAACTAGAAGAACTTCAACAATACTTAAGCGAAAATTATTGTATATATACTGGAAATATAATTGATAGTAATTATCAAAACACAATAAAATTCAATTCAAACGCTCAGTCATCTTTTAATCAAAAATTTGAAATACTAATTAATCACCTAGATGAATATAAAAAGTCAGGATATAACAATATTATCACTGTTTCATCAGAAAACCAGATGAAGAGATTATTAAATATTTTCCAAAACTATCTTCACCTTGTGGATTTAGTTAAATGTGAAAACTCACTAAAAGAGGGATTTATTGATCATGATAATAAAGTATTAATTTACACAGATCACCAAATTTTTGAAAGACACCATCAATATAAATCTAAAAGAATATATAAAACAAATAATACCTCTAGTATAAGAGATATAACAAACTTGAAAAAAGGCGATTATATTACACATTTTGACTATGGAGTTGGCCAGTTTGATGGATTAAGAATTAAAACACAAAATAATACTAAGCAAGAATCAATAAGGATATTATACAAAAATGGAGATGTTCTTTACATTAGTATTCATGCCCTACATAAAATATCAAAATTTAAAGAAAGTGAATTTGATGTAAAACTAGATAAACTAGGTTCTCCAAGATGGAAAAAATTAAAAGATAAAGTAAAAAGTAAAATTAAAACGGTTGCATTTGATTTGATTAAATTATACGCAAAAAGAAAAATAACTAAAGGTTTTGCCTTTTCAAAAGACACCTATTTACAACATGAACTTGAAGCATCATTTATATTTCAAGAAACTGCAGATCAAATTACAATAACAAATGAGATTAAAAAAGATATGGAAAATAATGCTCCCATGGATAGACTCGTTTGTGGAGATGTTGGATTTGGAAAAACTGAAATTGCAATTAGAGCTGCGTTCAAGGCAGTTGCGGATAATAAACAAGTTGCTGTATTAGTTCCCACAACAATACTAGCTTTACAACACAACAATACATTTAATAAAAGACTAAAAAATTTCCCTTGTAATATAAAATACCTTAATAGGTTTGTCTCAAAAAAACAAACTTTAAATATTCTTGATGAATTAAAAGAAGGTTTAGTAGATATTATCATTGGAACTCATCGACTAATTAGTAAAGATGTAATATTTAAAGACTTAGGATTATTAATTATTGACGAAGAGCAAAAATTTGGAGTTTCAACAAAAGATAAATTAAAAACATTTAAAGAAAATGTAGACACTTTAACATTAACTGCAACTCCTATACCAAGAACGTTACAGTTTTCATTAATGGGTTCACGTGATTTATCAATTATGACCACTTATCCAAAAAATAGAAACCCTATTGAAACAACAATCTCTGCATTCAATCATGAAACTATCAAAGAGATGATTAGCTATGAAGTTAGCCGTGGAGGACAAGTTTTTTTTGTACACAATAGGGTAGCTAATATTGAAGATGTTCATAATATGATTTCAATTATGCATCCTAATCTAAATATTAGATTTGCACATGGACAAATGGATTCTAAAAAACTGGAAACAACCATACTAAATTTTATAAATGGTGAATTTGATGTTTTAATTACAACTACAATTATTGAAAATGGACTTGATATTCCAAATGCAAATACTATAATTATAAATGATGCGCAAAATTTTGGGTTGGCTGATTTGCATCAAATGAGAGGAAGAGTGGGGAGATCTAATAAAAAAGCCTTTTGTTATTTGCTAACACCCCCATTTAATAAAATAAAAGACAATAGTATTAAAAAATTAAATGCAGTTTCAAATTTATCAAATTTGGGTGATGGTTTTAATATAGCAATGAAAGATCTAGAAATCCGAGGTGCTGGCAATATGCTGGGCGCAGAACAATCTGGCTTTATAGAAGAAATGGGCTTTACAAATTATCAAAAAATTTTAAATGAAGCTGTTACTGAACTTAAAGAATCTAAATTTAAAAAAGCCTCTTTAAACATCGCTTCTCAAGGTTTAGTCATGTGCCTAATTGAAACCGACCTAGAATTGCTAATTCCTAATTTCTATATAGATAGTGTAACTGAAAGAATGAATTTATATAAGCGAATAAGTCAACTAACTGACGATAACGAAATACATACTTTAGAAATTGAATTGAAGGATAGGTTTGGACAAATTCCACAACCTACAGTTGATTTATTACAGTCAATAAAATTGAGGATTCTAGCAGATCGTGGAAATTGTATAAAAATAATTTTGAAACAAGGCAAAATGATTGTTACATTTAATGACCAACTACAACAAGATGTCTTACAGAAAATAATTAATTTAATTCAAACGAGTAAAACTGACAACTATTCAGTAAAAGAATCTAATAATAATATTAAAGTTTATATAAACAATATCTATGATATTAATTCTGCTTTAAAAACTATGCGAAAATTTATTTAA